The sequence below is a genomic window from Lysobacter capsici.
TTCCTGACCGTGGCTGTGGCGGTTGGCGTTATGGCGCTCGCGGCGTGGTCGGGCATCAATGATTACCGGCGAGGAAAACAATTCACCGCAACGTGCTTTGCGGCCGGTGCGATGCCGTATCAGCTCCGCGGCGGGGATTGGGTTTGTATGCGTCCCGCGCCGGTGGTCGTGCTGGAGCCGCAGCGATGAGCGCCATCACCCTCGTTCTGCCGTACCCGATCAGCGCGAACCGGTACTGGGCGACGACGACCATCCGCGGCCGCGCGATCACTTACGTGACCAAGGAAGCGAAGCAGTTCCGCGCCGACGTGGCGAACATCGCTCGTATGGCCGGCCTTCGTACCCCGCTCGACGGCCGCGTTGCCCTAGTCCTGCGCCTCTACCCGCAGCGGCCGCAGGACTGGGCGAAGCGCGCGCGCAAGAATCCCGACTGCTGGGATGACGACGTCCGCTGCATCGACCTGGGCAACGCCGAGAAGGTGCTGAGCGACGCGCTCAACGGAATCGCCTGGGTCGACGATAGGCAGCTGCGCCGGATCGAGCTGATTCGCTGTGAGCCCGACGGCGACGGTCGCGTCGAGGTCACGATCGAGCCGCTGCAGCGCTCGCTGGTCGCGCCGGTGCTGTTCGGGGAGGTAGCAGCATGACGCTGTTAGCCCTGTTCATCGGATTCGTCCTTTGCTGGGCGTTTGTGCGTGCGGTGCTACGTCCGCTGGAGGCCCTCGCGATGGCCGCGATGTGCGCGGAGAGTGCCGCACAGCAGAGCCAGCAGGAGAAGCGGGCACGAGCGGCCTACGCCCGAGCCGGCGCCGACGCGCTCGCCAGGATCGAAGCCGACCTGACCGCGAAGCGGAGGGCACCTTGACCCCCGAAGACCTCGACGAACTCCTGCACGCCTGGGGCCGCGCTTACGGTGAGCGGCGCGGCGCAGAGTGGGACGAGGATCGCAGCCCGACCGGCGACAGCCCAACGGCGCGCGGCATGCAGTTCGCGCCAGGGACGCGCGAGGTTGCGACCCGGCGCCTGTCCAGCCTGGACCGCGCGGGTTTCGACCGCCGCGCCCTGATGCACGCCTTCGCCGCGGCCGGCGCCGATGGCGCGATATCACTCACCCCGTCATGGGCCTGCGATCCGGTGCCGGCCCGGGAGACTCGGCATCGCCACACTGAGGCGCCGCGGTACTCACCGCTGTTCACTGCCGAACTCGAACGCGTGCAAGACGCCTGGCTGGCCCTGCGCCGGCACGACCCGCTGCCGGCCGAGTGCCTGCGCGTCCAGTACCAAGTCCGGGGCCTGACCCAGCTCGAAAAGACCGACGTCGTCACCGCCAACGTCAACATCGCCACCGGCCTCAAGCGCTACCGCGACGAGCTGCGCACCGCCCGAACCTGGATGCTCGCCAGGCTCGCCCCTTGACGAGTGACGTCACTCGGGCGTAAAAAGCGCGCATCGTCAAGAATTGTCCTCGCGGCCAGCAAAGAGCGCGATGACCCTAGGAAATCAGCCACCGGCATCGTGGCGCTGGACCCGTAACCAGCATGAGAACCGGGGGATGCCACAAGTGAGGCGCCCGCCGCCCACTCCCGGGGCTTCACAACAGTCGACGACCCCATGACCATCGCTGACACCCCTCGCACCCTTCGACGTCAACGCTGCGACCTTTCGCTCGATATGGCGGCTCGATGAGTGTCCATGGCTTAGGACCCAAGAAGCTCCTGAAGTGCGCCAACATTCTGGGATTGCCTGTATTCCGCGCTTACACCGAGAAATCCACTACCACCGCGTGGTGCTGGACGGGGCAGAGTGAGGTGGCGCTAGTCGACTATCGAACCGGAGAGATTGTTTCTCCGCCGCTCCCATCAAAGCGCGAAATTGGTTGGCGAGACGGTGCTGAGCCGATCCCAACGATGCCTCTACCAGCGACAGAGTAGTTTCGAATTCGCTCCGCCCATCCCTTTGATCGGGGACGGCTGAGAACGGAGCGACTGACAAGCCGGGAAAGACCGGCACCCATCCCAAGCCCTGCGAGCGATCGCGGGGCTTTCGCGTTTCTGGAGCCCACGATGCCCTTCCAGCTCTCTGCCAAAAGCCGCGAGCGGCTCGCCGGCGTGCATCCCGACTTGCGCCGCGTCGTCGAGCGCGCGATCGAGTTGACCACGGTCGACTTCATCGTGACGCAGGGCAACCGGACGCCGGCCGAGCAGGCCGCGCTGTACGCGCAGGGCCGAACCAAGCCCGGCCCGAAGGTGACCTGGACGCTCAACAGCCGCCACGTCGGCGGGTTCGCCGTGGACCTGGCGCCCTGGCGCGACGGCGGCATCGACTGGGACGACAACGGTAAGCGCGGTCTATGGCCGCGGATCGCCGAGGCGATGCTCACCGCGGCCGCCGAGCTGAAGGTGCCGATCACCTGGGGCGGCAAGTGGACGAAGACGCCGGACCGGCCGCACTTCGAACTGCCGGCCGACAGGTATCCGGCATGAGCGCCGCCCAGACCGTCGCGGCCATCGACTGGGCTGCGGTCGGCACCGCGATCGGCTCGGTCGGCGTCCTCGCCGGCGGTATTTGGGCCGCTTGGCAGCGCAAGAAGACCACCGAGGCGCAGACACGCGCGGACGTGGCCGAGTCGAACGCTTCAGCTACCGTCGCCGACGCTCAGCAGACCGTCTACAACCTGCTCAAGGAGCGGGTGACGACGCTCGAGGCCGATATGCGCTCGGTCCGCGCTGAGCTGGCCGAGGAACGCAGCCATTCGCGCAAGCTGGTCGAGCACATCTGGAACCTGGAAGGGCTGATGCGCGATGCCGGCCTGACGCCGCCGCCATTCAACCCGGGCAAAACCACATGAGGCTGACTCTGACCGGCTACCTGCTGATCGCGCTGGCGCTCTCAGCCGTCGGCAACGGGTTCCTGGCATGGCGCCTCGCAGGAGCAAGCCAGCGCTGCCGCGCCGAGATGGAGTCGGCCGCGCGGATCGCTATCGCCAATGAGCAAAAGCGCGCCGCCGGCGCCGAACGGCAGGCAACGGACATTGCAGCCGAAACCAAGCAAGAGGGTCGCGAGGACGCCGCGGCAAGCGAGATCGAGACCAATGACCGCGAAACCGCGATACGCACTGTGGTGCTGCATGGTGATTGCCGCATGCCTGTCGGGCTGCCAAGCCTTCAGCCGGCTATCGACGCCGCCAACGCCGCCGCGCGTGACTGACTGCATCGAGGAGCCTGCCGGCGTGTACCCAAACGAGCCGACCGCGCCGAAGACGGTGACCGACGCCTACATCGCGAACCTGCGCGCCTGGGGTAATCGCGTGCTCGGCATCGCCACCAGCGACCGCATCGCCTGGCGCACCGAGCGCCGGTGCCTGCGCAAGCTGCAGCAGGCGGGCCAGGTGCGCTGATGAAGCCGTCGACCTACACCAAGGCGCTCGCCGACAAGATTGCCGCGCGCCTTGGAACTGGCGAGACCTTGGCCGACATCTGCCGTGACAAGGGCATGCCGGCCGTCCGCACCATCAGCGATTGGCGGGCAGCGCATCCTGAATTCGACACCGCATTTCTTTCAGCGCGATCCGAAGGTTTCGATGCGATCGCCAACCGAGTGAGGGCGACCGCGCGGGGCAAGAAGTCGAAGGACGGCGGCGATTCGTCCGGTGATGTGCAGCGCGACAAGCTGATTATCGAAACCGATCTCAAGCTGCTGGCAAAGTGGGACTCGCGCCGCTACGGCGACAGGGTGCAGCTGGAGCACTCCGGTGGCATCAGCTCGCTGAGCGATGAGCAGATCGAGGAACGCTTGCGCAAGCTCATGGCCGAAGAATCCGGCGGGGAGTTCGCATGACCTGGCTACCGCTTGCCGATAGCGGCGTTTCCTTCGTGCTGGACGGCTCGACCGACGTGGCGATCATCGGCAGCACGGTGCAGACGACCGTCGACGGTGTGGCGTTCGACCCGGATTGGTCGTTGGTCCTGGGTGACGGTAGCGTCGACTACAGCGTCCGCATCACGCCGCTGCCGTACACCAGCATCGGCCAGGGCTTCGGCGAAGGCCCCAGCAGCTTCCGGTTCACGCGGGCCGACTCCAGCACCGCCGACGTGGTCAACGGCGACGCCGGGGAGACCGCCGACGAGTTCATCCCGAATCCGGTCACCGGCACGGGCCGCAAGATCGATTACTTCCCCGGCACCGGCAGCGAGACCTCGCGCAACGAGTCGTGGCAGATGTTGGTCGAGATCGAGGACGTCGCGCCGCCGGCTGAAACCTGCCAGGAACTCGGCCGCGTCACCCGCGCTTACGCTTCGGCCTACGACCGGACGCGCATCCACCGATCGCGCTTGGCTCCGAACGAAAAGCGCTGCCTGATCGCCGCCTTCAATGGCGCGATCCCGCTGGGGCGCACGATCACGCGCGCTGAGTGGCGCTTGGACCGGACCTACTCGGTCACCATGTCGGCGGGGTCGATCGAGGGCCGCGATGTGCGCGTGATGATTCAGGCGCGCAATCGCGGAATTTCGCCTATTCGCTGCGAGGCAACCCTCGACAACGGCGAGATCTACGTCCAGCTGTTCGAGATCGAAGTCGTCGACGGTCCGTACTTCGGTGACGCGCAACTGGCGGCTGGCCCCGCGGTGATCGTGGTCGATGCGTGAACGCCACGCTGTCGATGGTGCAAAAGCGCGAGCTTGTCGCGCTGCTGGAGGAGCGGGACAGGCGTAAGCGCACGAATCGGTTGCGGGACTACGTCCCATACGCGAAACAGGCGCTATGGCACGCGCTGGGCTGCGAGAAGCGCGAGCGCATGCTCAGCGCCGGCAACCAGCTCGGCAAAACGCTCGCGGCATCGGGCGAGGTGGCGATTCACCTCACAGGCCGGTATCCGGACAACTGGGAAGGCTTGCGGTTCAACCGCGGCAATTCGTGGCTGGCCGGCTCCGAGTCGGGCGAGCTGACGCGCCGCGGTGTGCAGCGCCTGCTGTTCGGCGACGATGCCCGCAAGAACGCCGGCACAGGGATGATCCCGCAGGACGCGATCATTTCGATTTCGTGGTCGCGGCACGTCAATGACCTGATCGACACGGCCAAGATCAGGCACGCGAGCGGCGAAGTAAGCCGCATCAGCCTCAAGTCCTACGATCAGGGGCGCGGCAAGTGGCAGGCGGACACCGTCGACGGCATTTGGTTCGACGAGGAACCGCCCGAAGACATCTACCTGGAAGGGCTCACCCGAACGAACGTCACGTTCGGGCCGATCCTGGTCACTTGCACGCTGCTGAAAGGCATGACGGCGATCGCTTCGCGCTTCTGGCGCGAGCGCGATCAATACCCTGACGTCGGCATGGTCAACATGACCATCCACGACGTAGACCACTACAGCGCGGAGCAGAAGGCGAAGATCATCGCCAGCTACCCCGCGCACGAACGCGAGGCGCGCACGATGGGTACGCCGTCTCTCGGATCGGGCCGCATCTTTCCAGTCAGCGACGAGAGCATCAAGGTCGACTCGTTCGCGATCCCGGCGCACTGGCCGCAGATCGGTGGTCTCGACTTCGGTTGGGATCATCCGTTCGGCGCCGTGAAAATCGCCTGGGATCGCGATTCGGACTGCATTTACGTCACGAACACCTACCGAGAGCGCGAGGCGACGCCGGTCACTCATGCGGCCGCACTTCGCCCTTGGGGTTCATGGCTGCCGTGGGCATGGCCGCACGACGGCCTGCAGCACGACAAGGGCAGCGGCGAGGAGCTCGCCAAGCAGTACCGCGACCAGCAACTGAACATGCTCGATGAGCGCGCGACCTTCGAAGACGGCGGGAACGGCGTCGAGGCGGGTGTGATCGACATGCTCGATCGCATGC
It includes:
- a CDS encoding M15 family metallopeptidase encodes the protein MPFQLSAKSRERLAGVHPDLRRVVERAIELTTVDFIVTQGNRTPAEQAALYAQGRTKPGPKVTWTLNSRHVGGFAVDLAPWRDGGIDWDDNGKRGLWPRIAEAMLTAAAELKVPITWGGKWTKTPDRPHFELPADRYPA
- a CDS encoding terminase large subunit domain-containing protein, yielding MNATLSMVQKRELVALLEERDRRKRTNRLRDYVPYAKQALWHALGCEKRERMLSAGNQLGKTLAASGEVAIHLTGRYPDNWEGLRFNRGNSWLAGSESGELTRRGVQRLLFGDDARKNAGTGMIPQDAIISISWSRHVNDLIDTAKIRHASGEVSRISLKSYDQGRGKWQADTVDGIWFDEEPPEDIYLEGLTRTNVTFGPILVTCTLLKGMTAIASRFWRERDQYPDVGMVNMTIHDVDHYSAEQKAKIIASYPAHEREARTMGTPSLGSGRIFPVSDESIKVDSFAIPAHWPQIGGLDFGWDHPFGAVKIAWDRDSDCIYVTNTYREREATPVTHAAALRPWGSWLPWAWPHDGLQHDKGSGEELAKQYRDQQLNMLDERATFEDGGNGVEAGVIDMLDRMQTGRLKVFAHLADWFDEFRLYHRDKGRIVKLNDDLLSATRYAIMMLRFAALNQTARALNFKSEFSR
- a CDS encoding RusA family crossover junction endodeoxyribonuclease, whose protein sequence is MSAITLVLPYPISANRYWATTTIRGRAITYVTKEAKQFRADVANIARMAGLRTPLDGRVALVLRLYPQRPQDWAKRARKNPDCWDDDVRCIDLGNAEKVLSDALNGIAWVDDRQLRRIELIRCEPDGDGRVEVTIEPLQRSLVAPVLFGEVAA